The Actinomycetes bacterium genome includes a region encoding these proteins:
- a CDS encoding HNH endonuclease signature motif containing protein: MELPDLLALQQDPGAGIGVLKGIGEIPADLGRALAVDARWRRLLVQPTTGQLLDLGRKQYRPSRALRDYLMASVAECRGAYCTRTPWEIDHATDWTLGGRTDRDNLSPYCTHTHHLKTFLGFTATAAPDGTRTWTTPGGNSYEKPPDDVRTTRYGTTGA, from the coding sequence ATGGAGCTGCCCGACCTCCTCGCCCTCCAGCAGGATCCGGGTGCCGGCATCGGAGTGCTCAAGGGCATCGGCGAGATCCCAGCGGACCTCGGGCGGGCACTCGCCGTGGACGCGAGATGGCGCCGGCTGCTCGTCCAGCCAACGACCGGGCAGCTCCTCGACCTGGGCCGGAAGCAGTACCGACCCTCGCGCGCTCTGCGCGACTACCTCATGGCTTCGGTCGCCGAGTGTCGCGGTGCCTATTGCACGCGCACCCCCTGGGAGATCGACCACGCCACGGACTGGACGCTGGGCGGGCGGACCGACCGCGACAACCTCTCGCCGTACTGCACGCACACCCATCACCTCAAGACGTTCCTCGGGTTCACGGCGACGGCGGCGCCGGACGGCACGCGCACCTGGACGACGCCGGGCGGCAACTCCTACGAGAAGCCCCCGGACGACGTGCGCACCACCCGCTACGGCACCACCGGCGCTTGA
- the hutI gene encoding imidazolonepropionase: MPAPDLGHGTSPFAVVFTNIGELVTCDANIGEGILGVHRDAALVVEDGRVAWLGPSGDAPAADRRVDVAGRAVLPGWVDSHAHLVFAGDRAEEFAARMAGRAYSAGGIRTTVAATRAAGDDVLRGTLTRLVAEALRQGTTTIECKSGYGLTVEDEARSVRIAAEVTTETTYLGAHVVPPDIDTQSYLELLTGPMLDACAPHARFVDAFVERGAFDADQARSVLTAGIDRGLLPKVHANQLGPGPGVALAVEVAAVSADHCTHLSRADVDALAGSATIATLLPGAEFSTRSPYPDARALIDAGATVALATDCNPGSSYTTSMPLCVALAVREMRMSVEEAIWSATEGGARALRRDDVGRLTPGARADLQVLDAPTATHVAYRPGVPLVHQVWRGGERVV; encoded by the coding sequence GTGCCTGCCCCGGACCTCGGCCACGGGACGAGCCCGTTCGCCGTGGTGTTCACCAACATCGGCGAGCTCGTGACCTGCGACGCCAACATCGGCGAGGGGATCCTCGGCGTCCACCGCGACGCGGCGCTCGTGGTCGAGGACGGCCGCGTTGCCTGGCTGGGTCCCAGCGGCGACGCCCCCGCAGCGGACCGCCGCGTCGACGTGGCCGGGCGGGCCGTGCTGCCGGGATGGGTCGACAGCCACGCCCACCTCGTCTTCGCGGGGGATCGCGCCGAGGAGTTCGCCGCGCGGATGGCGGGACGGGCATACTCCGCCGGCGGGATCCGCACCACCGTCGCAGCGACCCGGGCCGCCGGTGACGACGTGCTGCGAGGGACGCTGACCCGCCTCGTCGCCGAGGCGCTGCGCCAGGGGACGACGACGATCGAGTGCAAGAGCGGGTATGGCCTGACGGTCGAGGACGAGGCGCGGTCCGTGCGGATCGCGGCCGAGGTGACGACCGAGACGACCTACCTCGGCGCGCACGTCGTGCCGCCGGACATCGACACCCAGTCCTACCTCGAGCTGCTCACCGGGCCGATGCTCGACGCGTGCGCTCCCCATGCCCGGTTCGTGGACGCCTTCGTCGAACGCGGCGCCTTCGACGCCGACCAGGCTCGCTCGGTGCTGACTGCGGGAATCGACCGCGGGCTGCTGCCCAAGGTCCATGCGAACCAGCTCGGCCCGGGACCGGGAGTGGCTTTGGCGGTGGAGGTCGCGGCCGTCTCCGCGGACCACTGCACGCACCTGTCGCGCGCTGACGTCGACGCGCTGGCGGGCTCCGCCACGATCGCGACGCTGCTCCCAGGTGCGGAGTTCTCCACGCGCTCGCCCTATCCGGACGCACGCGCCCTGATCGATGCGGGCGCCACCGTGGCCCTGGCGACCGACTGCAACCCCGGGTCGAGCTACACGACGAGCATGCCCCTCTGCGTCGCCCTCGCGGTCCGCGAGATGCGGATGAGCGTCGAGGAGGCGATCTGGTCGGCGACCGAAGGCGGCGCCAGGGCGTTGCGGCGTGACGACGTCGGCCGGCTCACCCCAGGGGCCCGTGCCGACCTACAGGTGCTGGACGCTCCTACCGCCACGCACGTGGCCTATCGCCCCGGCGTACCGCTCGTGCACCAGGTCTGGCGCGGCGGGGAGCGGGTCGTCTGA
- the hutH gene encoding histidine ammonia-lyase yields the protein MVDTVVVDGSALAEADVVAVARGGAGVRLAPSAVEALSASRARVEALAVSDVPAYGISTGFGALATRHIPVESRRQLQRSLVRSHAASSGPEVDREVVRGLMLLRLRTLASGRTGVRPGTAQALCDLLSSGLTPVVRTYGSLGCSGDLAPLAHVALALMGEGEVHETDATLVPAAAALAAHGLVPVELTEKEGLALLNGTDGMLAMLVLACHDLDALLKVADISAAMSVEALLGTDRVFAADLQALRPHPGQRDAAANMRALLAGSPIVASHRGPEDTRVQDAYSLRCAPQVSGAARDTLAHARMVAARELAAAIDNPVVLPDGRVESNGNFHGAPVAYALDFLAIVAADVASIAERRTDRMLDVARSQGLPPFLAGDPGVDSGHMIAQYTQAGIVSEMKRLAVPASVDSIPSSAMQEDHVSMGWAAGLKLRRAVDGLARVLAIEILSAARALDLRAPLEPAAATGAVRAALRREVAGPGPDRHLSPEIEATVALVMDGSLLDAAESVTGPLV from the coding sequence ATGGTCGACACCGTGGTCGTGGACGGGTCCGCACTCGCCGAGGCGGACGTGGTGGCGGTGGCTCGAGGCGGCGCGGGCGTCCGCCTCGCGCCGAGCGCGGTGGAGGCGCTGTCGGCGTCGCGAGCCCGGGTCGAGGCACTGGCGGTGTCCGACGTCCCGGCGTACGGGATCTCGACCGGGTTCGGGGCCCTCGCCACCCGGCACATCCCCGTCGAGAGCCGCCGGCAGCTGCAGCGCAGCCTGGTCCGCTCGCACGCCGCGAGCTCCGGGCCGGAGGTGGACCGGGAGGTCGTCCGCGGGTTGATGCTCCTGCGGCTGCGCACGCTCGCCAGCGGACGCACCGGGGTACGTCCGGGGACGGCACAGGCCCTGTGCGACCTGCTGTCCAGCGGGTTGACCCCGGTGGTCCGGACCTACGGCAGCCTGGGCTGCTCGGGCGACCTGGCCCCGCTCGCGCACGTGGCGCTGGCCCTCATGGGCGAGGGCGAGGTGCACGAGACCGACGCCACCCTCGTTCCGGCCGCGGCGGCCCTGGCCGCGCACGGCCTCGTCCCCGTCGAGCTCACCGAGAAGGAGGGGCTCGCCCTGCTCAACGGCACCGACGGCATGCTCGCCATGCTGGTGCTGGCCTGCCACGACCTCGACGCCCTGCTCAAGGTCGCCGACATCTCCGCCGCGATGAGCGTCGAGGCTTTGCTCGGCACCGACCGGGTGTTCGCGGCCGATCTGCAGGCGCTGCGGCCACACCCCGGGCAGCGCGACGCCGCGGCGAACATGCGCGCCCTGCTGGCCGGCTCGCCGATCGTGGCCAGCCATCGCGGGCCGGAGGACACCAGGGTGCAGGACGCCTACTCCCTGCGCTGCGCCCCGCAGGTGAGCGGTGCAGCCCGCGACACCCTCGCGCACGCGCGTATGGTCGCCGCCCGCGAGCTCGCCGCGGCGATCGACAACCCCGTGGTGCTGCCCGATGGCCGGGTTGAGTCCAACGGCAACTTCCACGGTGCTCCGGTCGCCTACGCGCTGGACTTCCTCGCGATCGTGGCGGCCGACGTCGCGTCGATCGCGGAGCGGCGTACCGACCGGATGCTCGACGTCGCGCGCTCCCAGGGCCTGCCGCCGTTCCTCGCCGGCGACCCGGGCGTGGACTCCGGGCACATGATCGCGCAGTACACCCAGGCCGGCATCGTCTCGGAGATGAAGCGGCTGGCCGTGCCGGCCAGCGTGGACTCCATCCCGTCCTCGGCCATGCAGGAGGACCACGTCTCGATGGGCTGGGCCGCCGGGCTCAAGCTCCGCCGGGCCGTGGACGGGCTCGCCCGCGTGCTCGCCATCGAGATCCTCTCCGCCGCTCGAGCCCTCGACCTGCGCGCACCGCTGGAGCCCGCGGCCGCGACGGGTGCGGTCCGGGCCGCGCTTCGCCGCGAGGTCGCGGGTCCGGGTCCGGACCGCCACCTGTCCCCGGAGATCGAGGCGACGGTGGCGCTCGTCATGGACGGGTCGCTGCTGGACGCCGCGGAGTCGGTGACGGGTCCCCTCGTCTGA
- a CDS encoding response regulator, translated as MTRVLVVEDEPPIARALAINLRARHYEVDVAPDGRTALDLAATHHPDVVLLDLGLPDLDGTEVIAGLRGWSDVPIVVLSARATSDDKVEALDAGADDYVTKPFAMDELLARLRAALRRTAPVAESDLVLVTADFTIDLPSRRVVRDGHDVHLTPTEWRLLEVLVRNRGRLVFQKPLLQEVWGPAYGRETNYLRVYMQQLRRKLEPEPARPRYLITEPGMGYRFEA; from the coding sequence GTGACCCGGGTCCTGGTGGTGGAGGACGAGCCCCCGATCGCGCGGGCCCTGGCCATCAACCTGCGCGCTCGCCACTACGAGGTCGACGTCGCCCCGGACGGGCGTACCGCGCTCGACCTGGCCGCCACCCACCACCCTGACGTCGTCCTGCTCGACCTCGGGCTGCCTGACCTCGACGGCACCGAGGTGATCGCCGGGCTGCGCGGCTGGTCCGACGTGCCGATCGTCGTGCTCTCCGCCCGGGCGACCAGCGACGACAAGGTGGAGGCGCTGGACGCCGGTGCCGACGACTACGTGACCAAGCCCTTCGCCATGGACGAGCTGCTCGCCCGGCTGCGTGCGGCCCTGCGGCGCACCGCGCCCGTCGCCGAGTCCGACCTCGTCCTGGTCACGGCCGACTTCACCATCGACCTGCCCTCGAGGCGGGTCGTGCGCGACGGCCACGACGTCCACCTCACCCCGACCGAGTGGCGACTGCTCGAGGTGCTGGTCCGCAACCGGGGACGGCTGGTCTTCCAGAAGCCCCTCCTCCAGGAGGTGTGGGGGCCGGCCTACGGTCGGGAGACCAACTACCTGCGGGTGTACATGCAGCAGCTGCGGCGCAAGCTCGAGCCCGAGCCCGCCCGGCCCCGGTACCTCATCACCGAGCCCGGCATGGGCTACCGCTTCGAGGCATAG
- a CDS encoding DUF4118 domain-containing protein produces MGRGRLRVYLGAAPGVGKTYAMLGEGHRRLARGTRVVAAFVEDHGRAQTRALVEGLEVVPRLVVEHRGVRLEDMDLDAVLARHPEVALVDELAHTNAPGMRHAKRWEDVETLLAAGIDVITTVNIQHLESLTDTVAAITGIRQTETVPDTVVRSADQIELVDMSPEALRRRLAHGNVYPADAIDAALSNYFRVGNLTALRELALLWLADRVEEGLEAYRAEHGIDVAWPARERVVVALTGGPEGETLIRRGARIAGQSAGGELIAVHVVADDGLVHGDPAVLTQQRILVESLGGTFRTVVGSDVAEALLTTARAVNATQLVIGASRRRVWERLFGGDVGDRVVRDSGDIDVHLVTHAAAAKGLGRAAPRALGHRRVLIGWVIALLGPIVFVLVMLPFREHISLASALLVFLALAVAVALVGGRWPAVADAVLGSLLLNWFFTPPYGTLTIAHPQNAFALLVFVLVAVSVASVVDEAARVRQEASRAAGEAAVLSTLAGGVLDAPDDLPDLLEHLRSTFALTSVVLLEAEAPGSWVAVEGAGWPRCHGPEDADVTVPVSANLVLAFVGGPLDAGDQRVVTAYAARVGAILERTRLADEAAEAQRLAAGNAVRTALLAAVSHDLRTPLAGIKAAVSSLRMTDVSYSPEDEAELLETIEVSADRLDALLSNLLDMSRLQTGAVHPRTEETAADDLVARGVAGAAVGGAKDLQGRVEVHVDEDLPTVRTDPGLVERALANLLENAMRHAPRSPVLVTASAVPERLEIRVVDRGPGVSDADKAAMFAPFQRLGDAPNGAGVGLGLAVARGLTEAVGGSLSAEDTPGGGLTMVLSLPTAEAEGGAP; encoded by the coding sequence ATGGGACGCGGGCGGCTGCGGGTGTACCTCGGCGCGGCACCCGGCGTCGGCAAGACCTACGCCATGCTCGGCGAGGGACATCGCCGGCTCGCCCGCGGGACCAGGGTGGTGGCGGCCTTCGTCGAGGATCACGGTCGCGCGCAGACCCGAGCCCTCGTCGAGGGGCTGGAGGTCGTCCCGCGGCTGGTGGTCGAGCATCGCGGCGTCCGGCTCGAGGACATGGACCTCGACGCCGTCCTCGCGCGGCACCCCGAGGTCGCGCTCGTCGACGAGCTCGCCCACACCAACGCGCCGGGGATGCGCCACGCCAAGCGATGGGAGGACGTCGAGACCCTGCTCGCCGCGGGCATCGACGTCATCACCACGGTCAACATCCAGCACCTGGAGTCGCTGACGGACACGGTGGCGGCCATCACGGGCATCCGGCAGACCGAGACGGTGCCCGATACGGTGGTCCGGTCCGCGGACCAGATCGAGCTGGTCGACATGTCCCCGGAGGCGCTGCGCCGCCGCCTGGCCCACGGCAACGTCTACCCGGCCGACGCGATCGACGCCGCGCTGTCCAACTACTTCCGGGTCGGCAACCTGACGGCGCTGCGGGAGCTGGCGCTGCTCTGGCTGGCCGACCGGGTCGAGGAGGGGCTGGAGGCCTATCGCGCGGAGCACGGCATCGACGTCGCGTGGCCGGCTCGCGAGCGCGTGGTCGTGGCGCTCACCGGTGGACCCGAGGGCGAGACGCTCATCCGTCGGGGAGCGCGTATCGCGGGGCAGTCGGCGGGCGGGGAGCTCATCGCGGTGCACGTCGTCGCCGACGACGGGCTGGTGCACGGCGACCCAGCGGTGCTCACCCAGCAGCGCATCCTCGTCGAGTCCCTGGGCGGGACCTTCCGCACGGTCGTGGGCTCCGACGTCGCCGAGGCGTTGCTGACCACCGCCCGGGCCGTCAACGCCACCCAGCTGGTCATCGGGGCCAGCCGGCGCCGCGTCTGGGAGCGCCTGTTCGGGGGTGACGTGGGGGACCGCGTCGTCCGGGACTCGGGGGACATCGACGTCCACCTGGTCACTCACGCGGCCGCCGCCAAGGGGCTCGGGCGGGCCGCCCCGAGGGCCCTGGGGCACCGTCGCGTGCTGATCGGTTGGGTCATCGCGCTGCTGGGCCCGATCGTCTTCGTCCTGGTGATGCTGCCCTTCCGCGAGCACATCAGCCTGGCGTCCGCCCTGCTCGTGTTCCTCGCGCTCGCGGTCGCGGTCGCCCTCGTCGGCGGACGCTGGCCGGCGGTCGCCGACGCCGTGCTCGGGAGCCTGCTGCTCAACTGGTTCTTCACGCCGCCGTACGGGACCCTGACCATCGCCCACCCGCAGAACGCCTTCGCCCTGCTGGTCTTCGTCCTGGTCGCGGTGTCGGTGGCCTCGGTCGTGGACGAGGCCGCGCGGGTTCGCCAGGAGGCATCCCGGGCGGCCGGTGAGGCCGCCGTCCTCTCGACCCTCGCAGGCGGCGTGCTGGATGCGCCGGACGACCTGCCGGACCTGCTCGAGCACCTGCGCTCCACCTTCGCGCTCACCTCGGTCGTGCTCCTCGAGGCCGAGGCCCCCGGCTCCTGGGTCGCGGTCGAGGGCGCCGGATGGCCGCGCTGCCACGGTCCGGAGGACGCCGACGTCACGGTCCCGGTGTCCGCGAACCTCGTCCTCGCCTTCGTGGGTGGTCCACTCGACGCGGGTGACCAGCGGGTGGTGACCGCGTACGCCGCGCGCGTCGGCGCCATCCTCGAACGCACGCGGCTCGCCGACGAGGCCGCCGAGGCGCAGCGGCTGGCCGCGGGCAACGCGGTCCGCACCGCGCTTCTCGCGGCGGTGTCACACGACCTGCGCACCCCTCTCGCCGGCATCAAGGCGGCCGTCTCGAGCCTGCGGATGACCGACGTGAGCTACTCGCCCGAGGACGAGGCCGAGCTGCTCGAGACCATCGAGGTCTCCGCCGACCGTCTCGACGCGCTGCTGTCCAACCTGCTCGACATGAGCCGGCTGCAGACCGGCGCGGTCCACCCCCGGACCGAGGAGACGGCCGCCGACGACCTGGTCGCGCGCGGGGTGGCGGGTGCCGCCGTGGGTGGGGCCAAGGACCTCCAGGGCCGGGTGGAGGTGCACGTCGATGAGGACCTCCCGACGGTGCGCACCGACCCCGGCCTCGTGGAGCGCGCCCTGGCGAACCTGCTCGAGAACGCCATGCGGCACGCGCCGAGGTCCCCGGTCCTCGTCACGGCCAGCGCGGTGCCCGAGCGGTTGGAGATCCGCGTGGTCGACCGAGGTCCCGGCGTCAGCGACGCGGACAAGGCCGCGATGTTCGCTCCGTTCCAGCGGCTCGGTGATGCGCCGAACGGCGCCGGGGTCGGGCTGGGACTCGCCGTCGCCCGTGGCCTCACCGAGGCGGTCGGCGGGTCCCTCTCCGCCGAGGACACGCCGGGCGGCGGGCTCACCATGGTGCTGTCCCTGCCCACCGCCGAGGCCGAAGGAGGGGCGCCGTGA
- a CDS encoding MFS transporter: MKTFEGAEGAATTPDPRRWLALCVIGLTQLMIVLDASIVNIALPHAQADLGMSSIDRQWVITSYTLAFGGLLLLGGRIADYQGRKRMLIIGLLGFATASALGGAAQNAGMLFAARGLQGAFGAVMAPAALALITTTFTEPHERAKAFGVFGAIAGGGAAIGLIIGGILTEYTSWRWCLYVNVPVAIIAAAAAVPLVHESRAQGDRRYDILGAVLVTAGLALLVYGFTEAGKPVLDANGRAVGTVGWTDPVTLVCLFSAAALLVGFFVWERITASPLLPLRVILDRNRGGSYLVFLLLGAGLLGMFLFLTYYFQVQLGYSPLKAGFAFLPFSLGIILSAGLASQLLPRFGPKPLMLTGLSMGIVAMLYLTQITLTSSYLTHVLPSEIVMSMGLALVFIPTASTALIGVAPHDAGVASAVLNAGQQVGGSLGTGLLNSVFFTVSTAFAAAHAGSIKDPQELANLASIHGYHVTFLISAGLFTVALIITAALIRARRTDLPAEQVVAVA, translated from the coding sequence ATGAAGACCTTCGAGGGCGCCGAAGGCGCCGCGACCACCCCCGACCCCAGGCGCTGGCTCGCGCTGTGCGTCATCGGGCTGACCCAGCTGATGATCGTGCTCGACGCGTCGATCGTGAACATCGCCCTGCCGCACGCGCAGGCGGACCTGGGCATGAGCTCGATCGACCGGCAGTGGGTGATCACCTCCTACACCCTCGCCTTCGGCGGCCTGCTGCTGCTCGGCGGGCGCATCGCCGACTACCAGGGCCGCAAGCGCATGCTGATCATCGGCCTGCTCGGCTTCGCCACCGCGTCCGCGCTCGGCGGGGCGGCGCAGAACGCGGGGATGCTCTTCGCCGCGCGCGGCCTGCAGGGCGCCTTCGGGGCGGTCATGGCGCCGGCCGCGCTCGCGCTCATCACCACCACCTTCACCGAGCCGCACGAGCGGGCGAAGGCCTTCGGCGTCTTCGGTGCCATCGCCGGCGGTGGCGCCGCCATCGGCCTGATCATCGGCGGGATCCTCACCGAGTACACCTCGTGGCGGTGGTGCCTGTACGTCAACGTGCCGGTGGCCATCATCGCCGCCGCCGCCGCCGTCCCCCTCGTCCACGAGAGCCGGGCCCAGGGCGATCGCCGCTACGACATCCTGGGTGCCGTCCTGGTCACCGCCGGGCTGGCGCTGCTCGTCTACGGGTTCACCGAGGCCGGCAAGCCGGTCCTGGACGCGAACGGGCGGGCCGTCGGCACGGTGGGGTGGACCGACCCGGTCACCCTCGTCTGCCTGTTCAGCGCCGCGGCGCTCCTCGTGGGCTTCTTCGTGTGGGAGCGGATCACCGCCAGCCCGCTGCTGCCGTTGCGCGTGATCCTGGACCGCAACCGCGGCGGCTCCTACCTGGTGTTCCTGCTCCTCGGCGCCGGCCTGCTGGGCATGTTCTTGTTCCTGACCTACTACTTCCAGGTCCAGCTGGGCTACAGCCCGCTCAAGGCCGGCTTCGCCTTCCTGCCCTTCAGCCTCGGCATCATCCTCTCCGCGGGGCTGGCCTCCCAGCTGCTACCGCGCTTCGGCCCGAAGCCGTTGATGCTCACCGGGCTCTCCATGGGCATCGTGGCCATGCTCTACCTCACCCAGATCACCCTGACCAGCAGCTACCTGACCCATGTGCTGCCCTCCGAGATCGTCATGAGCATGGGCCTGGCCCTCGTCTTCATCCCGACCGCGAGCACGGCTCTGATCGGGGTGGCCCCCCACGACGCAGGCGTCGCGAGCGCCGTCCTCAACGCCGGTCAGCAGGTCGGCGGCTCCCTCGGCACCGGCCTGCTCAACAGCGTGTTCTTCACCGTCAGCACCGCGTTCGCGGCGGCTCATGCTGGATCGATCAAGGACCCGCAGGAGCTGGCCAACCTCGCGAGCATCCACGGCTATCACGTGACGTTCCTCATCAGCGCGGGCCTGTTCACCGTGGCGCTCATCATCACCGCCGCGCTGATCCGGGCCAGGCGCACCGACCTGCCCGCCGAACAGGTGGTCGCCGTGGCGTGA
- a CDS encoding TetR/AcrR family transcriptional regulator, giving the protein MTRLSDLRAQRRAPDAGPCRGRPLDADLDATILGAAVALLAEAGYERMTMDAVACRAHVSKATIYRRWDSKASLVVEALRTCQFDEVDLPQGSDLRADLLDALRVFREAASGPDAAVFSGVLAAMRADRELARLVRDRMIRPKQARTRAWLRGYVERGLLPPDADVEVFAEVGVAILASRLLFTGEPVDDPFLEHVVDDVLLPLLRRGRAPSVDRHSHDAEFATSDGSTR; this is encoded by the coding sequence GTGACCCGACTGTCCGACCTGCGGGCGCAGCGCCGCGCACCCGACGCCGGGCCCTGCCGCGGCCGTCCGCTGGACGCCGACCTCGACGCGACCATCCTCGGGGCTGCGGTCGCCCTCCTCGCCGAGGCCGGCTACGAGCGGATGACGATGGACGCGGTGGCGTGCCGGGCCCACGTCAGCAAGGCGACGATCTACCGACGCTGGGACTCCAAGGCGAGCCTGGTCGTCGAGGCGCTGCGCACCTGCCAGTTCGACGAGGTCGACCTGCCCCAGGGGAGCGACCTGCGCGCGGACCTGCTGGATGCCCTGCGGGTCTTCCGGGAGGCGGCCAGCGGGCCGGACGCGGCGGTGTTCAGCGGGGTGCTCGCGGCGATGCGGGCCGACCGTGAGCTGGCCCGGCTGGTCCGGGACCGGATGATCCGGCCGAAGCAGGCGCGGACCCGGGCCTGGCTTCGCGGGTACGTCGAGCGCGGGCTGCTGCCCCCCGATGCCGACGTCGAGGTGTTCGCGGAGGTCGGCGTCGCGATCCTCGCCTCCCGGTTGCTGTTCACCGGCGAGCCGGTGGACGACCCGTTCCTGGAGCACGTCGTCGACGACGTGCTCCTGCCCCTGCTGCGCCGCGGGCGTGCCCCGTCCGTGGACCGGCACAGCCACGATGCCGAGTTCGCCACCTCTGACGGGAGCACCCGATGA
- a CDS encoding MBL fold metallo-hydrolase yields the protein MRITHLGHSCVLVESGGTRLLLDPGNFTADLDAARDLDAVLVTHQHPDHLDVERLPGLLASNANARLYVEREAMAVADGAGLTATPLNAGDTLTLGGVRVEAVGGEHALIHPDIPRVGNVGLVLRPDDGPTLFHPGDSYGVTPGDVDVLLLPLTAPWTSIRETVAFARAVAAPRTVPIHDGGASALGRAVYLRLVSSLVEETSVRDLAGAGPVSW from the coding sequence GTGCGGATCACCCATCTCGGCCACTCGTGCGTGCTCGTCGAGTCGGGCGGCACGCGGCTGCTCCTCGACCCCGGGAACTTCACCGCCGACCTCGACGCCGCCCGAGACCTCGACGCCGTCCTGGTGACCCACCAGCATCCCGACCACCTCGACGTCGAGCGTCTCCCCGGCCTGCTGGCCAGCAACGCGAACGCCCGGCTGTACGTCGAGCGCGAGGCGATGGCCGTCGCCGACGGCGCGGGGCTCACAGCGACCCCCCTGAACGCCGGGGACACCCTGACGCTGGGCGGGGTGCGGGTCGAGGCCGTCGGCGGCGAGCACGCCCTCATCCACCCGGACATCCCGCGCGTCGGAAACGTCGGGCTCGTGCTCCGCCCCGACGACGGGCCGACGCTGTTCCATCCCGGCGACAGCTACGGCGTCACTCCCGGCGACGTCGACGTCCTGCTGCTCCCGCTCACCGCTCCCTGGACGTCGATCCGGGAGACCGTCGCGTTCGCGCGGGCGGTCGCCGCTCCCCGGACCGTCCCGATCCACGACGGCGGTGCCTCCGCGCTCGGACGTGCGGTCTACCTGCGCCTGGTGTCCTCCCTCGTGGAGGAGACGTCGGTCCGCGACCTCGCGGGAGCCGGCCCGGTCAGCTGGTGA